In Euphorbia lathyris chromosome 2, ddEupLath1.1, whole genome shotgun sequence, the sequence CTGGACTCCAACCCAACCAATAATCtcttataaaaaatttatcacCTTTATAACTTTATCATGTGTTCGCTTCTGGTTATAAGGATTGAGCCTTAACACAAAACTAGATTATGAGCTTAAGGATGGAGAAAGGGCAGTCCACATTGACTCCACAACCCTAAGTGTAGTCATTAAATTGGCATGAGACTTTGAATATACCCCATTATGCACCTTGCGTTATAACTTAGAATCAgctctttttctttatttctatATGTGTGTTTGTGTTCATACAAATTCAATTGTGCAAGCAGTGATAATCTCAGCTTAATTAGACTATTTTGCTATTGCCTATTACATTAAGATGATCGATGTTATTCTGTGATTTAGCTCTTATGATTATAATGGCTTAATACGTTTGTTCGGAACAAACATTGATCACACCAACCTTAATTGTTTTGATATCAAATACCATTAGTTTTGACATTGAATTTCAAATTCTTACACCTTTGCTTCACATGGTGATGctataatagtataaaaatttctATCAATGGGGATcaaaaaaattttattttcagaACAGAATATGCACTTTTTTACTCCGTTGCTAGTCGAGTTGAAGTATATTTGGAGTTGAATTTAAATATTCAAAATGGAAGAAAATATATCGTTTTTATTTTCCTATCttcttatttgtttttaattcaatttctcGCATGTGGTATAATTATCCtactttaataaaaaatgataggATTAAAATAGGATAATGGGTAACTAACTTAATGGTAAGATGTTTATAATGAAATCTAATGTCTAAGTTTGAATCTCAAATTCAATATATttgcttttttttaattaaatatgtgTAAATGACTAATCCGATCAAACCGTTCAACCAGTTCACGATTAATCCGATCGTTCAAACGGTTCAATCCGGCTTGTTCGATTCGTGGTCGAATCGACCGGTCCAATCAGATTTGCATAACATTAGTTGTAATTATTCGTTCCGGAACAAATGGtgtcagaaaaagaaaaaacttaGAGTAAGTAACGGTCATagcttataaaaaaaaacaaccgGATAAACATTTCCTATTGAAAATGGAGAGAGGATGAAGCTAATAATTTAGTaagataaatttataatttcatttctCAAGTAACCAAATGCACCATAAGAAAACAAGATCAAGAGGTTTGGGTTCAGGAATGATCTAGGCAGTTTTAGAAAAGTCAAACAATAAAATGAAAGCTGTTTtagaaaaaagtggaaaaacaGTCGTAATCTTGAAGAATTTGCCTTTTCCATAGCCCCAAATACTTTAGTGAATGGATATGGATTTATAATAAAATGTGGGAATCTAAATTGGATCAGCCTTGATTAATTGTTGTGCAAAAAAAACTGCAATTTTTCTATCCTTAAATTATATATTGAATTATTCCccaaaactatattatatacCCATCTGCTAAAGTCTCATATGCGTTTGTCATCTTAATTGTCAAATAAATTCCTTAATTTAAGATTATGGAACCATAGTTAACAATATTATTTCGATCTTTCACCTACAAATAAAATgatttgacaaaaaaataaaataaaaaagaatgagTAGATTCACCTGatccaattaaataaaaaaatattactaatatttaaaaaatggaAATGAGAAAAGGATATCAATTTATTAAATCTTAATCCATGTTTAGACTTTTGATGAAATCCAAATTAAATACCAGTCCACCGCTCTATtaatcaacttcttcttctccaaacaAACTAAACTAAACATGAAATCAAAATTCTTATTTAAGCTATCCCCTTCTCCGGCGACCTACGTCATCCTTGCTTTATTAGGCTACACTATCGGCTACCTATCAGCCTCATGGACCTCATCTTTTCGCCTGCAAACTCCTCCCCCATCTCCAGCGCCGACCACCGCAGCCACCGTATTCTCTAAACTCGACAATAACTTCTCAACACTAATTGACAACTTCCGAGTCAAGACTCGGTGTATTGACCCGATTCCCTCTGAACATATCCGCCAAACGATTCTCGATCGAATTTACAATAGCACTTCGCCGTACCATAATTTTCCACCGGCGCACGTCGCCAAACTCCTCCGCGCCAAAAGAGTCAAGGGTTGGGGATCATACGGCGCCGTTTTTGAACATCTTATACAAAGGGTTAAGCCTAAGGTGATCATCGAAGTTGGAACTTTCTTAGGCGCCTCTGCTCTTCATATGGCCAAATTGACTCGCGAACTCGGACTCCAAACTCAGATTCTCTGCGTCGACGACTTTCGCGGGTGGCCTGGGTTTCGGGACAGGATAAAGTACGTGGACATGATAAACGGTGACGTTTTGTTGCTGTACCAGTTTATGCAAAACGTTGTGTATTGGAATGCCACTGAATCGGTTTTACCTCTACCATTTTCAACCGGGGCGGCTCTAGAGAAACTGTGCGAGTGGGGAGTGTTTGGTGACTTGATTGAAATAGACGCGGGTCATGATTTTAACTCGGCTTGGGCGGATATAAACCGGGCTTATCGGATCTTAAAACCGGGTGGGGTAATGTTTGGGCATGATTATTTTACCGCAGCGGATAACAGAGGGGTAAGGAGAGCAGTAAATTTGTTTGCTCAAATACATGGGGTTAAAATTGAAACAGATGGGCAACATTGGGTAATTCATTCCACTAAAACTACTTCCATTTCTGGTTTTGTttcgtgaattttttttttatgtaaatttgaCAGTAAGTGAAGCTTTAGTAACACTGGTTTTTAATTAATGTGCTAATTAATTGTTTGATTGTATAATGATGGGAAATGGGAAGAAATCTTCCTGAAAAGATAGGAGTAGGAAACTAATAATGAAGATCTGGCATAGCAATTGTACAATTTGTATTAGTTTTCTAACATTCTTCCTAATTAACCTAGTATCAACGCAATCGTATacaatgaaaaaagaaaaacaataacaaaatcatttttttattgcataaattctatttTTGATCCTTAACTTAGTTGGAATACGAGTCAAAAACAGAATTGTATACCATTTTGTTTTTGTATGTATATAATTCTTTTACATAACTTGAGCAtacacttatttatttattttaggctTAACAGGCATACAGTCctttaaacttgtaacttttttcacctggccccctcaacttaggggacaaccacTCAACCCTCTTAACTcttcaaaaacatcacatacaaccccttaaacttgcaaatttttttcacctgaccccctcaacttaggggacaacctctcaacccattcaactctctaaaaacatcaTATATAGCCCCTTAACGCCTACGTGGCTCTGACATGGAATAAGTTGGGATTGCACTCATTAGAAAGCGCGTGAAGGTTGGCTTTAGAAACTTAAACGGTAAAAATAtcctctttcttcttaaatCCCTATCGTTTTTCTCCTCAGAAACCCTTCCTCTTTTCTGATTCCTTCGATTCACCTCTTTTCTGTCTCCGATCGGTCTCCGATTGAAGTGTGATGATTCGTGAAACCAACTGAGCTGAATCATAAGCACGGGCCCATCCCAAACTTAAGCCCACGGTTCAAGattaaatgggctcctaataagggaaagggctaaccgccccgaaatcccaacaaggcactaaaccacccactcagaGAAACGGGACCACGTTTATGACTACGTGGAGGACGTGGcacagaaagagtaaccgccctcggcggttacctagaaagacttataaaagaaataagaaagccaagggaggggtaagttcacatttttcctcaatacgattatcaatctactagaattccacataaaactgacttgatcgccgaagagttttcccggagatcctgtctccggttttgttttgcaggtaactacgacgaggatcatcaaatcaaatccggcaagttatcattggtgcggtgaaggtggaccttttttaccaacagctggttaaaggtacaccaaGAACATGTCAGAGCCATCACGAACAaccggagttacaaccagatcaactagtatgaactcaagaggtccacggactgtgagttcgcagcctgcgagtacacagcctgtgatacccagctcgacgaatccttcaggacagttgagtccattattggaggtccaagtgcaaactgagatggagatgtcgaatagtgagtttgtgcaaatggcaggacaggtcttggctacgaatatgagccaagcggctggagatcgaatgattagtttattaACTGCAATCGCATATCACAATACCGTTGTAGCAGCTGCCCCACAAGAACCCGTTGTCACTTCGACACAACCATCAACTATTCCTGTCGTATCTACGCTTCCGCAGTCATCTCGAGAGACAAATCGGgtgggtcagagtagtcgcatgacaccacatagccatccaggcaactactcgcaccaagatcctaatatgacggtccatccgacctggcaaacatcccaaccgatgtcaggaatgcaaggaatttttccgctacaacaaacggagccctttgtccacagacattcagagttgatgacatCTGGAGCGAATGTGTCTGGGCGGGAGCacacttggaattttgatcctaTAATTGGACAGCGGTTAGACCCACAGCGAGAACAAGTGTCGACACAGTATGACAGGTGGAtatcacccagaattcaccagcagcggatggaagaagttcggcgggaacccaatactgaattggaagatcaactgagaaacatgatggagcgaatggggtacacccctagggcgagagcagtggtgcagagtgattcgccttttgccccatcgttgcgggaatttattccagatcacataataaaagcaccggcgatacctaaatactatggggatccaaattctgaccctgaggcgcatgtcaggaactatagagagttaatggatgttgcaggagcaagcgaaagcataatttgtcgattgttctcgaccactttgggtggAGCAGCATCCAATTGGTTCCGATCTCTACCAACCGAATCCATTCACAACTGGACTcagtacagtcgtgatttctgtgcaaagttcgtgggctgtaaagcggcagatgtgacggataggcagctgaaagagatcaaacagagaaattataattccctaagggaatttgttgtagcattcaatgatattctggtgcggttgcagaacccagatatcgtgagcattcacaacataatggcggatggaaccacagattggagcatgcgggaggaaatcatccgcaacaagccacgcacagtggccgaactcatgaagatagcaaaggaattcatggaagtggatgatgttaaCAGGGAACATAAAGCTCAGACCCGGCGAGAAAGGGAtgcggctagatccacttcggacaatcggcgccatcaaaatcaaacccaatctaagggtaattttgttcggaaaggcgatcgctcctttcaagggggggatatcaaacaccattgaacacgactcgccatgaggtgttactttggattgaaaaaaatcccctgaagaaggatgtgcagtttcctgaggcgAAAGGTCGAACTAGTTTGGggagatatcctaacaaatactgcaggttccacagattgaacggccatgacacgaatgattgctacgaattgaagagggagattgaaaagctgattgagagaggaaaactgagtcaattcgttagaaaagaaacgattgatgaaaAAGCAACACTCCCACGTGAGATAGAAGCAagaccagaaaagaagcagaaaaaaggagtgattaacgtaatagcaggcgggatctatgagcctccaacgaaaagggctcgccgtgaacagcgaaaaagcaacacgagtaggggggatgccctcaattattcatttgcgcgaatcacggagccgcatacggatgcgttggtgattacggtggccattgaaggatgggacgtcaagcgggtccttattgatacaggcagttcttgcaatgttattactcgaactgcattcaaccagttgggaattaacgacgagcgagtagaacatacgtttatggatgtaactggttttggaggtcaatcatctcaaacaagtggtcaggtggtgttggagacagaaatgggcgataagaatctaaaatggagaggtgatctagaattcgcaattgttgatctcccattggcctataatataattctggggcgtccgttcctgtcggaaacggagtcgctcatttcaatgaagcatttgacattgcatttgccaacacaccaagggcgagtcattatTGAGGGTAatcaacttatatctcaacaagcttatacattgtcacttaaaacaaagccagatgaagaagataaagttgatgagaagttgccggctgaagcgtaaggagaaacagaactaatcgccatttcaaatgacaagaaagtaaggatagcggcaggacttccagaggaaacgaagaaagccattaccgaggtgttgatccaatgcgagtcggcattcgccgctcctgatgaagtgctgaaggggataagtccagaaatagcaacacatcgtttgaatgtggacaaaagtgcaaccccagtgcgatagaaaaagagaggacatgctccagagcggcagaaggcgattgaaaaagcagtggcgg encodes:
- the LOC136220251 gene encoding uncharacterized protein → MKSKFLFKLSPSPATYVILALLGYTIGYLSASWTSSFRLQTPPPSPAPTTAATVFSKLDNNFSTLIDNFRVKTRCIDPIPSEHIRQTILDRIYNSTSPYHNFPPAHVAKLLRAKRVKGWGSYGAVFEHLIQRVKPKVIIEVGTFLGASALHMAKLTRELGLQTQILCVDDFRGWPGFRDRIKYVDMINGDVLLLYQFMQNVVYWNATESVLPLPFSTGAALEKLCEWGVFGDLIEIDAGHDFNSAWADINRAYRILKPGGVMFGHDYFTAADNRGVRRAVNLFAQIHGVKIETDGQHWVIHSTKTTSISGFVS